From the Pseudomonas putida genome, one window contains:
- a CDS encoding MFS transporter, with product MLQILVWGGSFFLMAVMADPISRDTGWPSQWVYGALSLSLMVSALLAPLSSRLVARYGGRPQMAASGAVVAVGLLIMAASHNLGLFLLAWAVIGIGMAMGLYEALFATLGGLYGEGAGKAITGITLIAGFASTLSWPTVALAIEHFGWRATCVCYALVLMVVVAPLYWRVLPAGGRVEVPSKTPAKGETVGVDRQLYWLLTSMFAIGAIIMTAIAVQLVAVLQGLGHSLPVAIGLAAMLGPSQVASRVLQILAGKRHPIWTALAWVSLVLIGLLMVAFVPAATAVGLLVFGCGNGLRAIVRGLLPLAMMPPAQYVLLMGRMSRPSLIGQALTPLVGGYLFEHFGSMGVLVTLCLLALVNVGLVGLVMRKVRMV from the coding sequence GTGCTGCAAATCCTGGTCTGGGGCGGCTCGTTCTTCCTCATGGCGGTAATGGCCGACCCGATCAGCCGCGACACCGGCTGGCCCAGCCAATGGGTCTACGGCGCGCTGTCCCTGAGCTTGATGGTCTCGGCGCTGTTGGCCCCGTTGTCCAGCCGTCTGGTCGCCCGCTACGGCGGCCGCCCGCAAATGGCCGCAAGCGGCGCGGTGGTGGCGGTAGGGCTGCTGATCATGGCCGCCAGCCATAACCTCGGCCTGTTCCTGCTGGCCTGGGCGGTGATCGGCATTGGCATGGCCATGGGCTTGTATGAAGCGTTGTTCGCCACCCTCGGCGGGTTGTACGGCGAAGGCGCGGGCAAGGCCATCACCGGCATCACCTTGATTGCCGGCTTCGCCTCGACCCTTTCATGGCCGACCGTGGCCCTGGCCATCGAACACTTCGGCTGGCGCGCGACCTGCGTTTGCTACGCGCTGGTGCTGATGGTGGTGGTGGCGCCGCTGTACTGGCGAGTGCTGCCCGCAGGTGGCCGGGTTGAAGTCCCTTCCAAGACGCCAGCAAAAGGCGAAACCGTTGGAGTCGACCGCCAGCTCTACTGGCTGCTGACCAGCATGTTCGCCATTGGCGCGATCATCATGACCGCCATCGCCGTACAGTTGGTGGCCGTGCTGCAGGGGTTGGGGCATTCGCTGCCGGTGGCCATCGGTCTGGCGGCGATGCTCGGGCCCAGCCAGGTGGCGTCGCGGGTGCTGCAGATCCTCGCGGGCAAGCGCCACCCGATCTGGACCGCCCTGGCCTGGGTGAGCCTGGTGTTGATCGGATTGCTGATGGTGGCCTTTGTCCCGGCAGCCACGGCGGTGGGCTTGCTGGTGTTCGGCTGCGGCAATGGCCTGCGCGCGATCGTGCGTGGGCTGCTGCCGCTGGCGATGATGCCGCCGGCGCAGTACGTGCTGCTGATGGGGCGCATGTCGCGGCCCTCCTTGATCGGGCAGGCACTGACGCCGCTGGTGGGGGGCTATCTGTTCGAGCACTTCGGGTCGATGGGCGTGCTGGTCACCTTGTGCTTGCTGGCGTTGGTCAATGTGGGGTTAGTGGGGTTGGTAATGCGTAAGGTTCGCATGGTTTAG
- a CDS encoding RHS repeat protein yields MGRIEKAVNRNTPTVMACESRGLAVREIAFYRHSDQLDETQVRITRHHFTASGFLKQSADPRLNNADIANFIYHYDLGGDALHTRSVDAGTSVKLIDTAGRPLLIVNGILSTDDSTEDHSQAVSHTWHYEVPTLPGRPLAVSEQVASGVPRTTQRFIYAASTAADKDLNIAGLCINHYDTAGLMATECMALSGVPLSMTRRLPQAATDPDMQMDWHGVDPTAWNALLGPERYTTVTCADAMGNVLITRDAAGHQQRVAYGVNGQLAGSWLTVKDSAEQPVMTAQAHTAGGRKLSETHGNGVTCTYQYEPRTQRLGMIRVERASGLLQDLRYQYDPVGNVLNARDEAQQTRIWRNQRVEPENLYGYDSLYQLVSASGREMANAGRQNSHSTPASLPLASDNATYTRYTRHFHYDTAGNLTQIRHSAPATHNGYTTDITVSNRSNRGVTDTLTGIPEDVDALFTAAGHQCQLQPGQALEWTPRGELQKVTPVVRDGAPGDHEHYRYDARCQRVLKSSTQQLNSQQVIYLTNLELRTTGKENLQVLCVGEAGHAQVRVLHWVAGKPAEIANDQLRYQYGDLIGSHGLELDGSGNLISREEYYPYGETSVWAARRLTTRPYAFRARSAMRLACITTATGITSLGQGAG; encoded by the coding sequence ATGGGTCGCATCGAAAAGGCAGTCAACCGCAACACCCCAACCGTAATGGCCTGCGAAAGCCGTGGCCTTGCCGTGCGCGAGATTGCCTTTTACCGTCACTCTGACCAGCTGGATGAAACCCAGGTACGTATCACCCGTCACCACTTCACTGCATCTGGCTTTCTGAAGCAGAGCGCGGACCCGCGCCTGAATAACGCAGATATTGCCAACTTCATCTATCACTACGACCTGGGTGGCGATGCCCTGCACACCCGTAGCGTGGACGCAGGCACCTCCGTCAAACTGATCGACACCGCTGGCCGGCCACTGCTCATCGTGAACGGCATCCTCAGCACTGACGACAGCACGGAGGACCACAGCCAGGCCGTCAGCCACACCTGGCATTACGAGGTGCCTACCCTGCCTGGGCGGCCGCTAGCCGTTTCCGAACAGGTTGCCAGTGGAGTCCCACGAACAACGCAGCGCTTCATTTATGCGGCCAGCACGGCTGCAGACAAAGACCTGAACATCGCCGGGCTTTGCATCAACCATTACGATACGGCCGGGCTGATGGCCACTGAGTGCATGGCCCTCTCTGGCGTGCCACTGTCGATGACACGCCGTTTGCCCCAAGCGGCAACTGACCCCGACATGCAGATGGATTGGCACGGCGTGGACCCGACTGCCTGGAATGCGCTGCTTGGGCCAGAAAGGTACACCACCGTCACCTGCGCCGATGCCATGGGCAATGTGCTGATCACGCGGGATGCGGCTGGCCATCAGCAGCGTGTGGCGTATGGCGTGAACGGGCAGTTGGCGGGCAGTTGGCTGACCGTGAAGGACAGCGCGGAGCAACCTGTCATGACAGCGCAGGCCCACACGGCCGGGGGGAGAAAGCTGAGCGAGACGCACGGCAACGGCGTGACATGCACCTACCAATACGAGCCGCGAACGCAGCGACTGGGAATGATTCGGGTAGAACGTGCAAGCGGATTGCTGCAAGACCTGCGTTACCAATACGACCCGGTGGGCAATGTGCTCAATGCCAGGGACGAGGCTCAGCAGACGCGCATTTGGCGCAACCAACGGGTGGAACCAGAAAACCTCTACGGCTACGACAGCCTGTACCAACTGGTCAGTGCCAGCGGGCGGGAAATGGCCAATGCGGGTCGCCAGAACAGTCATTCAACTCCGGCATCCCTGCCACTTGCCAGTGACAACGCCACCTACACCCGATACACCCGCCACTTCCACTACGACACTGCGGGCAATCTGACCCAGATCCGCCACAGTGCGCCCGCCACCCACAACGGCTACACCACGGACATTACCGTCAGCAACCGCAGTAACCGGGGGGTGACCGATACGTTGACTGGCATCCCTGAGGACGTGGATGCGTTGTTTACAGCCGCTGGCCATCAATGCCAGTTACAACCAGGCCAGGCACTCGAATGGACACCCCGGGGAGAACTGCAGAAAGTCACCCCCGTGGTGCGCGACGGCGCCCCGGGCGATCACGAACACTACCGCTACGATGCCCGCTGCCAGCGCGTATTGAAAAGCAGCACGCAACAGCTGAACAGCCAGCAAGTCATCTATCTGACCAATCTGGAACTGCGAACGACGGGGAAAGAAAACCTTCAGGTCCTGTGCGTGGGTGAAGCCGGTCATGCGCAAGTGCGCGTTTTGCACTGGGTGGCTGGCAAGCCGGCTGAAATTGCCAATGATCAATTGCGTTACCAGTATGGCGACCTTATCGGCAGCCATGGCCTGGAGCTCGATGGCAGCGGCAACCTGATCAGCCGGGAGGAGTATTACCCGTACGGGGAGACGTCGGTATGGGCAGCGCGCAGGCTGACTACAAGACCGTACGCTTTTCGGGCAAGGAGCGCGATGCGACTGGCTTGTATTACTACGGCTACCGGTATTACCAGCCTTGGGCAGGGCGCTGGTTGA
- the tcuB gene encoding tricarballylate utilization 4Fe-4S protein TcuB: MQLFDPQSQSQLVPALNVHESEVQRQMSICNACRYCEGFCAVFPAMTRRLEFGQADIHYLANLCHNCGACLHACQYAAPHEFQVNVPKAMAKVRLDTYAEYAWPRTLGRLYQRNGLTLALASGFGLVLFLCLTLLAMGNLFTAMPGGNFYGIFPHNTLALMFGAVFGFAVIALTLGVRRFWRDVSPPKAPTALKTAAALEATASVAKLKYLDGGHGQGCNNADDRFTLWRRRFHHLTFYGFLLCLAATASATLYHYLLGLAAPYPVLSLPVLLGIAGGLGLLVGPAGLLYLNLRRNPNHGDAEQKPMDRGFIALLLLVSASGLALLALRETSALGLLLALHLGLVMAFFLTMPYSKFAHGIFRSAALLKHAIEKRQPNPINAGSD, encoded by the coding sequence ATGCAGCTATTTGACCCGCAATCACAGAGCCAACTGGTCCCGGCGCTGAACGTGCACGAAAGCGAAGTGCAGCGGCAGATGAGCATCTGCAATGCCTGCCGCTACTGCGAAGGTTTCTGCGCGGTGTTCCCGGCCATGACCCGGCGCCTGGAGTTCGGCCAGGCCGATATCCACTACCTGGCCAACCTGTGCCACAACTGTGGCGCCTGCCTGCACGCCTGCCAGTACGCCGCGCCCCACGAATTCCAGGTCAACGTGCCCAAGGCCATGGCCAAGGTGCGCCTCGACACCTACGCCGAATACGCCTGGCCGCGCACCCTGGGCCGCCTGTACCAGCGCAACGGCCTGACACTGGCGCTGGCCAGCGGATTCGGCCTGGTGCTGTTCCTGTGCCTGACGCTGCTGGCCATGGGCAACCTGTTCACGGCCATGCCCGGCGGCAACTTCTACGGCATCTTCCCGCACAACACCCTGGCGCTGATGTTCGGCGCGGTGTTCGGCTTCGCGGTCATTGCCCTGACCCTGGGCGTGCGCCGATTCTGGCGTGACGTTTCACCGCCGAAGGCACCCACTGCACTGAAAACCGCCGCAGCACTTGAAGCGACCGCCAGCGTGGCCAAGCTCAAGTACCTGGACGGCGGCCACGGCCAAGGCTGCAACAATGCCGATGACCGTTTCACCCTGTGGCGGCGGCGCTTCCACCACCTGACGTTCTACGGTTTCCTGCTGTGCCTGGCCGCCACCGCCAGCGCAACGCTCTACCACTACCTGCTGGGTCTGGCGGCGCCGTACCCGGTGCTGAGCCTGCCGGTCTTGCTCGGTATTGCCGGTGGTCTCGGCCTGCTGGTCGGCCCTGCCGGGCTGCTGTACCTCAACCTGCGACGCAACCCCAACCACGGCGACGCCGAACAGAAACCCATGGACCGCGGTTTCATCGCCCTGCTGTTGCTGGTCAGCGCCAGCGGCCTGGCCCTGCTGGCGCTGCGCGAGACCAGCGCCCTTGGCCTGCTGCTGGCCCTGCACCTGGGGCTGGTGATGGCGTTCTTCCTGACCATGCCCTACAGCAAGTTTGCCCACGGCATTTTCCGCAGCGCCGCGTTGCTCAAGCACGCCATCGAGAAACGCCAGCCCAACCCGATCAATGCCGGCAGCGATTGA
- a CDS encoding MFS transporter: MMKTTTPTRGATLGAILRVTSGNFLEQFDFFLFGFYATYISQTFFPASSEFASLMMTFAVFGSGFLMRPLGAIVLGAYIDKVGRRKGLIVTLSIMAAGTVLIALVPGYASIGILAPLLVLLGRLLQGFSAGAELGGVSVYLSEIATPGRTGFYTSWQSASQQVAIVVAAALGYTLNACMATSEVAAWGWRIPFFIGCVIIPFIFIIRRSLQETEAFKARAHHPGAAEVFRSMCDNWRTVLAGGLLAAMTTTTFYLITVYTPTFGKTVLHLSTTDSLVVTLLVGVSNFIWLPIGGALSDRIGRRPQLLAISLLCVLTAYPAMHWLAEAASFERLLVVLLYFSMFFGLYNGAMVAALTEVMPANVRVVGFSLAFSLATALFGGFTPAVSTLLVQATGDKASPAYWLMFAAVCGFTATTVLYRRQRPQAVSAS; this comes from the coding sequence ATGATGAAAACGACAACACCGACTCGGGGCGCCACCCTCGGCGCCATCCTGCGGGTCACCAGCGGCAACTTCCTCGAACAGTTCGACTTCTTTCTTTTCGGTTTCTATGCCACCTACATCTCCCAGACGTTCTTCCCGGCCAGCAGCGAGTTCGCCTCGCTGATGATGACCTTCGCGGTGTTCGGCTCGGGCTTCCTGATGCGCCCACTGGGCGCCATCGTGCTGGGCGCCTACATCGACAAGGTCGGGCGGCGCAAAGGGCTGATCGTGACGCTGTCGATCATGGCCGCCGGCACCGTGCTGATTGCCCTGGTGCCCGGCTACGCCAGCATCGGCATCCTCGCCCCGCTGCTGGTGTTGCTGGGTCGGCTGCTGCAAGGCTTTTCAGCCGGCGCCGAGCTGGGTGGCGTTTCCGTGTACCTCTCGGAGATCGCCACGCCAGGGCGCACCGGCTTCTACACCAGTTGGCAGTCGGCGAGCCAGCAAGTGGCGATCGTCGTGGCGGCGGCGCTGGGCTATACCCTCAACGCGTGCATGGCCACCAGCGAGGTGGCGGCCTGGGGCTGGCGCATTCCGTTCTTCATCGGTTGCGTGATCATCCCGTTCATCTTCATCATTCGCCGCTCGCTGCAGGAGACCGAAGCCTTCAAGGCCCGCGCACATCACCCAGGCGCTGCCGAGGTGTTCCGCTCGATGTGCGACAACTGGCGCACAGTGCTGGCTGGTGGGCTGCTGGCGGCGATGACCACCACCACGTTCTACCTGATCACGGTGTACACCCCGACCTTCGGCAAGACCGTGCTGCACCTGAGCACCACCGACAGCCTGGTGGTGACCCTGCTGGTGGGCGTCAGCAACTTCATCTGGCTGCCCATCGGCGGTGCCCTCTCCGACCGCATCGGCCGGCGCCCGCAGCTGTTGGCGATTTCCCTGCTGTGCGTGCTGACCGCCTACCCGGCCATGCACTGGCTCGCTGAAGCTGCCAGCTTCGAGCGCCTGCTCGTGGTGTTGCTGTACTTCTCGATGTTCTTCGGCCTGTACAACGGCGCCATGGTCGCAGCGCTGACCGAGGTGATGCCGGCGAACGTGCGGGTGGTCGGCTTCTCGCTGGCCTTCAGCCTGGCCACCGCGCTGTTCGGCGGCTTCACGCCGGCGGTGTCGACGCTGCTGGTGCAGGCCACCGGTGACAAAGCCTCGCCGGCCTACTGGCTGATGTTCGCGGCGGTATGTGGGTTCACCGCGACCACCGTGCTCTACCGTCGGCAAAGACCGCAAGCGGTAAGCGCCTCCTGA
- a CDS encoding RHS repeat-associated core domain-containing protein, whose product MGSAQADYKTVRFSGKERDATGLYYYGYRYYQPWAGRWLSADPAYTVDGLNLYSMVHNNPGTHADSNGLMTSSSQDAPEPHRSSTLRIKAKGLLNFPPNEAGIVAQALTTAADALRKVVERGQPSRDSRMEIFFGPQYGVMVPRIVESWKRLERVVAAYATPAIGYPKIDRATRPDSTVLAQVLKKDVEGKIFIFDNFFSKTISDQTRAATIIHEISHLKRVPGIPSASASTRDFFYLADNIPMQDSHNVAYLGELTTIEVADPISFFYEIAILNNYEIIRIEEQTMHYKEHGRSAQLSLSDAVSTFKKNDYLRAHITSKNADSIAYSVMTLAHWL is encoded by the coding sequence ATGGGCAGCGCGCAGGCTGACTACAAGACCGTACGCTTTTCGGGCAAGGAGCGCGATGCGACTGGCTTGTATTACTACGGCTACCGGTATTACCAGCCTTGGGCAGGGCGCTGGTTGAGCGCGGACCCAGCTTACACAGTCGATGGATTGAACCTCTACAGCATGGTCCACAATAATCCTGGCACCCATGCTGATTCAAACGGTCTCATGACGTCGTCCTCTCAAGATGCACCTGAACCGCATCGATCATCCACGCTGCGCATAAAGGCGAAAGGGCTATTAAATTTCCCTCCAAATGAGGCAGGCATAGTAGCACAAGCACTCACCACAGCGGCTGATGCTCTCAGGAAAGTTGTCGAACGTGGCCAACCCTCGCGTGACTCACGAATGGAAATCTTCTTCGGACCACAATATGGCGTCATGGTACCTCGAATAGTAGAAAGTTGGAAAAGGTTAGAGAGGGTAGTAGCAGCCTATGCCACGCCAGCCATTGGCTACCCAAAGATAGACCGGGCGACCAGACCCGACAGCACCGTACTGGCACAGGTATTAAAAAAGGACGTTGAAGGCAAAATTTTCATTTTTGACAATTTTTTTTCAAAAACCATTTCAGATCAAACACGAGCAGCAACAATCATACATGAAATCAGTCACTTGAAAAGAGTTCCAGGCATACCGTCAGCCAGCGCCAGCACTCGGGACTTTTTCTATCTTGCAGACAATATCCCAATGCAAGACTCTCATAACGTTGCTTACCTGGGAGAACTTACTACAATCGAGGTCGCCGACCCAATTAGCTTCTTCTATGAAATAGCCATTCTAAACAATTACGAAATCATCCGAATTGAGGAGCAAACTATGCACTACAAAGAACATGGCAGATCGGCGCAACTTTCACTGAGTGATGCAGTGTCGACATTCAAAAAGAACGATTATCTTCGCGCACACATCACAAGTAAAAATGCCGACAGCATTGCTTATTCAGTCATGACATTAGCTCACTGGCTATAA
- a CDS encoding efflux RND transporter permease subunit has protein sequence MNFSKFFITRPIFAAVLSLVLLIAGSISLFQLPISEYPEVVPPTVVVRANFPGANPKVIGETVAAPLEQAITGVENMLYMSSQSTADGKLTLTITFALGTDLDNAQVQVQNRVTRTQPKLPEEVTRIGITVDKASPDLTMVVHLTSPDNRYDMLYLSNYAILNIKDELARLGGVGDVQLFGMGDYSLRVWLDPNKTASRNLTASDVVAAIREQNRQVAAGQLGAPPAPGSTSFQLSINTQGRLVNEEEFENIIIRAGADGEITRLKDIARVELGSSQYALRSLLNNQPAVAIPIFQRPGSNAIEISDEVRAKMAELKKDFPEGMDYSIVYDPTVFVRGSIEAVVHTLFEALILVVLVVILFLQTWRASIIPLMAVPVSLIGTFAVMHLFGFSLNALSLFGLVLAIGIVVDDAIVVVENVERNIGLGLKPLEATQKAMSEVTGPIIATALVLCAVFVPAAFISGLTGQFYKQFALTIAISTVISAFNSLTLSPALAAVLLKDHHAPKDRFSRFLEKLLGSWLFAPFNRFFDRASHSYVGGVRRVIRSSGIALFLYAGLMGLTYLGFSSTPTGFVPAQDKQYLVAFAQLPDAASLDRTEAVIKRMSEIALKQPGVADSVAFPGLSINGFTNSPNSGIVFTPLKPFDERKDPSQSAAAIAAALNAKFADIQDAYIAIFPPPPVQGLGTIGGFRLQIEDRGNLGYEALYKETQNIIAKSHNVPELAGLFTSYQVNVPQVDAAIDREKAKTHGVAITDIFDTLQVYLGSLYTNDFNRFGRTYQVNVQAEQQFRLDAEQIGQLKVRNNLGEMIPLATFLKVSDTSGPDRVMHYNGFITAEINGAAAPGYSSGQAEAAIEKLLKQELPNGMTFEWTDLTYQQILSGNTALFVFPLCVLLAFLVLAAQYESWSLPLAVILIVPMTLLSAITGVIVSGGDNNIFTQIGLIVLVGLACKNAILIVEFAKDEQAKGLDPLAAVLEACRLRLRPILMTSIAFIMGVVPLVFSSGAGSEMRHAMGVAVFSGMIGVTVFGLFLTPVFFFLIRRFVERRQARKAEHAAVLENHA, from the coding sequence ATGAACTTTTCGAAATTCTTCATTACCCGGCCGATCTTCGCCGCGGTGCTGTCGCTGGTGCTGCTGATCGCGGGTTCGATCTCGCTGTTCCAGCTGCCGATCAGCGAATACCCCGAAGTGGTTCCGCCGACCGTGGTGGTGCGCGCCAACTTCCCCGGTGCCAACCCCAAGGTGATCGGTGAAACCGTCGCCGCGCCGCTGGAGCAGGCCATCACCGGTGTCGAGAACATGCTGTACATGTCCTCGCAGTCCACCGCCGACGGCAAGCTGACCCTGACCATCACCTTCGCCCTGGGCACCGACCTGGACAACGCCCAGGTGCAGGTGCAGAACCGCGTCACCCGTACCCAGCCCAAGCTGCCAGAGGAAGTGACCCGGATCGGTATCACCGTCGACAAGGCTTCGCCCGACCTGACCATGGTCGTGCACCTGACCTCGCCGGACAACCGCTACGACATGCTCTACCTGTCCAACTACGCCATCCTCAACATCAAGGATGAGCTGGCGCGCCTGGGCGGCGTCGGCGACGTGCAGCTGTTCGGCATGGGCGACTACTCGCTGCGCGTGTGGCTCGACCCGAACAAGACCGCGTCGCGCAACCTGACCGCCAGCGACGTGGTGGCCGCGATCCGCGAGCAGAACCGCCAGGTCGCCGCCGGCCAGCTGGGCGCCCCGCCCGCCCCCGGTTCGACCAGCTTCCAGCTGTCGATCAACACCCAGGGCCGCCTGGTCAACGAGGAAGAGTTCGAGAACATCATCATCCGCGCTGGGGCGGACGGCGAGATCACGCGCCTGAAGGACATCGCCCGGGTCGAGCTCGGTTCCAGCCAGTACGCCCTGCGTTCGCTGCTGAACAACCAGCCGGCCGTGGCCATCCCGATCTTCCAGCGCCCGGGCTCCAACGCCATCGAGATCTCCGACGAAGTGCGGGCGAAGATGGCCGAGCTGAAAAAGGACTTCCCGGAAGGCATGGACTACAGCATCGTCTATGACCCGACCGTGTTTGTCCGCGGCTCCATCGAGGCGGTTGTGCACACGCTGTTCGAAGCGCTGATCCTGGTCGTGCTGGTGGTGATCCTGTTCCTGCAGACCTGGCGCGCCTCGATCATCCCATTGATGGCCGTACCGGTCTCGCTGATCGGTACCTTTGCGGTGATGCACCTGTTCGGCTTCTCGCTCAACGCCTTGTCGTTGTTCGGCCTGGTGTTGGCCATCGGTATCGTGGTGGACGACGCCATCGTCGTGGTGGAGAACGTCGAGCGCAATATCGGGCTGGGCCTGAAACCGCTGGAAGCCACGCAAAAAGCCATGAGCGAAGTGACCGGGCCGATCATCGCCACGGCGCTGGTACTGTGCGCGGTGTTCGTGCCTGCTGCGTTCATTTCCGGGCTTACCGGGCAGTTCTACAAGCAGTTCGCGCTGACCATCGCCATTTCCACGGTGATCTCGGCATTCAACTCGCTGACCCTGTCGCCGGCACTGGCTGCCGTGCTGCTCAAGGACCACCACGCACCCAAGGACCGTTTCTCGCGGTTCCTGGAAAAGCTGCTGGGCAGCTGGCTGTTCGCCCCGTTCAACCGCTTCTTCGACCGTGCCAGCCACAGCTACGTCGGCGGCGTGCGCCGGGTCATCCGCTCCAGCGGCATCGCCCTGTTCCTCTATGCCGGGCTGATGGGCCTGACCTACCTGGGCTTCTCGTCCACACCGACCGGTTTTGTGCCGGCGCAGGACAAGCAGTACCTGGTGGCCTTCGCCCAGCTGCCTGACGCCGCCAGCCTCGACCGTACCGAGGCGGTGATCAAGCGCATGAGCGAGATCGCCCTGAAGCAGCCGGGCGTGGCCGATTCGGTGGCCTTCCCGGGCCTGTCGATCAACGGCTTCACCAACAGCCCGAACAGCGGCATCGTGTTCACCCCGCTCAAGCCGTTCGACGAGCGCAAGGACCCGAGCCAGTCGGCAGCGGCGATTGCCGCCGCGCTGAACGCCAAGTTCGCCGACATCCAGGACGCCTACATCGCGATCTTCCCGCCTCCGCCGGTACAAGGCCTGGGCACCATCGGCGGCTTCCGCCTGCAGATCGAGGACCGCGGCAACCTGGGCTACGAAGCGCTGTACAAGGAAACCCAGAACATCATCGCCAAGAGCCACAACGTGCCGGAACTGGCGGGCCTGTTCACCAGCTACCAGGTCAACGTGCCGCAGGTCGATGCCGCCATCGACCGGGAAAAGGCCAAGACCCACGGCGTGGCGATCACCGACATCTTCGACACCCTGCAGGTCTACCTGGGCTCGCTGTATACCAACGACTTCAACCGCTTTGGCCGCACCTACCAGGTCAACGTCCAGGCCGAGCAGCAGTTCCGCCTCGATGCCGAGCAGATCGGCCAGCTGAAGGTGCGCAACAACCTAGGCGAGATGATCCCGCTGGCGACCTTCCTCAAGGTCAGCGACACCTCCGGGCCTGACCGGGTGATGCATTACAACGGCTTCATCACTGCCGAGATCAACGGTGCCGCAGCCCCAGGCTACAGCTCCGGCCAGGCCGAGGCGGCGATCGAGAAGCTGCTCAAGCAAGAGTTGCCCAACGGCATGACCTTCGAGTGGACCGACCTGACCTACCAGCAGATCCTCTCGGGCAACACCGCGCTGTTCGTGTTCCCGCTGTGCGTGCTGCTGGCCTTCCTGGTGCTGGCGGCCCAGTACGAGAGCTGGAGCCTGCCACTGGCGGTGATCCTGATCGTGCCGATGACCCTGCTGTCGGCCATCACCGGGGTGATCGTGTCGGGTGGCGACAACAACATCTTCACCCAGATCGGCCTGATCGTACTGGTGGGCCTGGCGTGCAAGAACGCGATCCTGATCGTCGAGTTCGCCAAGGACGAACAGGCCAAGGGCCTCGACCCGCTGGCGGCGGTACTGGAAGCCTGCCGCCTGCGCCTGCGGCCGATCCTGATGACTTCGATCGCCTTCATCATGGGCGTGGTGCCGCTGGTGTTCAGCTCCGGTGCCGGCTCGGAAATGCGCCATGCCATGGGTGTGGCGGTGTTCTCGGGGATGATCGGCGTGACCGTATTCGGCCTGTTCCTGACCCCGGTGTTCTTCTTCCTGATCCGCCGCTTCGTCGAGCGTCGCCAGGCCCGCAAGGCCGAGCACGCAGCCGTGCTGGAGAACCACGCATGA
- the mexE gene encoding multidrug efflux RND transporter periplasmic adaptor subunit MexE, whose translation MDHSLKPLRFPLAALAVVVLSACGRTPDAVQAPAAPKVSVAKVIEQPINEWDEFTGRLEAPETVEVRPRVSGQIDLVAFTEGAQVKKGDLLFQIDPRPFQAEVRRLEAQLQQAKATAIRSANEARRGERLRDSNAISAELAESRSSAAAEARAGVDAIQAQLDLARLNLSFTRVTAPISGRVSRAEFTAGNIVTADVTPLTSVVSTDKVYAYFDADERVYLKYTQLAREGQRGQSTPVYLGLTNETGNPHLGQMNFVDNQVNPRTGTIRGRAVFDNRDGQFTPGLYARLKLVGSAQYDAVLINDEAVGTDLGKKFVLVMDKDNKAAYRAVELGPKLEGLRIVRSGLAKDDRIVVKGLQRVRPGSPVTPEETPMASEQTLAALAQQRQALEASNPAPKVAGTTEKVASAQAPRG comes from the coding sequence ATGGATCACTCACTCAAACCCTTGCGCTTCCCCCTCGCTGCCCTGGCAGTGGTGGTGCTCAGCGCTTGTGGCCGCACCCCCGACGCCGTGCAGGCTCCCGCCGCGCCCAAGGTCAGCGTCGCCAAGGTCATCGAGCAGCCGATCAACGAATGGGACGAGTTCACCGGCCGCCTGGAAGCGCCGGAAACCGTCGAGGTGCGCCCTCGGGTCTCCGGCCAGATCGACCTGGTAGCCTTCACCGAAGGTGCCCAGGTGAAGAAAGGCGACCTGCTGTTCCAGATCGACCCGCGCCCGTTCCAGGCAGAGGTCCGCCGCCTTGAGGCCCAGTTGCAACAGGCCAAGGCCACCGCCATCCGCAGCGCCAACGAAGCCCGCCGTGGCGAGCGCCTGCGTGACAGCAACGCCATTTCCGCCGAGCTTGCCGAGTCGCGCAGCAGCGCCGCCGCCGAAGCCCGCGCCGGGGTCGATGCGATCCAGGCCCAGCTCGACCTGGCCCGCCTGAACCTCAGCTTCACCCGCGTCACCGCGCCGATCAGCGGCCGCGTCAGCCGCGCCGAATTCACCGCTGGCAACATCGTCACCGCCGATGTCACGCCGCTGACCAGCGTGGTCTCCACAGACAAGGTGTACGCCTACTTCGACGCCGACGAGCGCGTGTACCTCAAGTACACCCAGCTGGCGCGTGAAGGCCAGCGCGGCCAGAGCACCCCGGTGTACCTGGGCCTGACCAACGAAACCGGCAACCCGCACCTGGGCCAGATGAACTTCGTCGACAACCAGGTCAACCCGCGCACCGGCACCATCCGTGGTCGCGCCGTGTTCGACAACCGCGACGGCCAGTTCACCCCAGGCCTGTATGCCCGCCTGAAGCTGGTCGGCAGCGCCCAGTACGACGCCGTGCTGATCAACGACGAGGCGGTCGGCACCGACCTTGGCAAGAAGTTCGTGCTGGTCATGGACAAGGACAACAAGGCCGCCTACCGCGCCGTGGAACTGGGGCCGAAGCTTGAAGGCCTGCGCATCGTGCGCAGCGGCCTGGCCAAGGACGATCGCATCGTGGTCAAGGGCCTGCAGCGCGTGCGCCCTGGCTCGCCGGTGACCCCGGAAGAAACCCCGATGGCCAGTGAACAGACCCTCGCCGCCCTCGCCCAACAGCGCCAGGCCCTCGAAGCCAGCAACCCGGCGCCAAAAGTGGCCGGCACCACCGAAAAAGTCGCCAGCGCCCAGGCGCCACGCGGTTAA